The Ignavibacteriota bacterium genome contains the following window.
CAACAAAACTAATTTTTATATTGTATTTACCTTCCGGCAAATTTTTAATTTTAAAATCACCTTTAACATCTGAAAAACCGCCTAATTTAGTTCCAATAACAGTTACTGTAGCGCGACGTAAAGGTTCTCCGGTTTCTTCATCAATGATTTGACCGGTAATTTCACCATTTGATTGTGAAAAGGATGTACTAAATAGTACCAACATTAATAGTAAGCCTAAGGCATATACCTTACTTTTCAAAATAAATCCTCCGATAATTATATAATATTGCTAAAACCATTCAATACAAAAATGCAACTTTAGTATGAAGTATTAATAAATGATATGTTAAGAATGAGTTAAATTGAATTTTGTTGAAAACTGTAATTTAATTTTTACTGAGAATAATTTATTTCAAAACTAATCTGAATTATATTCGTATTATATTAAATATTATGTCAAACTAATTCAATCTTCAAAATTTATGAAAAAACTTATTATACTACTTACTGTTTTGCTGCTTTTAACAGCAGTTGATTCAAATGCTCAGCTTTTGACTAAATTCAAAGCAAAAGCCGGATACGCAAAAGCCATTGATTTTGGTAAGTCAACCTTGAATATGGCTAATCCTAAGATTCAATTCATGGGTACTTTTAATCAATCAATTGATTTTAATGGGTTCGACGTAACAATCGAAATTGATATGAATAACGGGAGTGCTACCGGTTGGGCTTATGTTTTAGTTGATGGTGATTCTGAATCTTCATCTGCAGTGTTTATCGTCAAGCCCATAATCGGTGATTTTCTTACATTTGAAATTCCAGGTTTGAGTTTAGATGATTTTGATATTGAGTTGGGTGATGGTGTTACAATTGATGATTACAACTGGATGGATAGCGATGCAATGATGACAAGACTAAATACAAACAGTGATTTCGCTGATTTTTATTCTCAATACCAACCTTTTGAGCAGATTTTTGTCGTTCTTTTTGTAGGACTAAATCCATTAAATATGGAAGTAGAGCCGCTTTGGGCTATCAGTATGACAAAAGGTGATATTTTTAGAAATTGTGCAGTTCAGGCAGTAACAGGCGATGTTTTTTGCTCAGAGATTCTTACCTCTGTAAAAGATTTAATTTCTAATAATATTGAAATTTATCCAAACCCGACAGATGACTTTTTGATTTTTAACAATACAGAATTTGGGGAAAATACGCTTATAACTGTTTTCGATTTATTTGGGCGGGAATTAATTCGTCATAATGCTATATCCGGTGCTAATTCAGTTGATGTTTCGAAACTCAATCCCGGAGTTTACACAATAAGAGTAAATAACTCATTTTCTAAATTTGTAAAGAGATAAATTGAAAGAATTTAATGACAGTTTTGGTATGATAGCCAAAACATTTCAAGGTTTTGAAACTATCCTTGCCGATGAGATTTCAGCTCTTGGAGGCAGGGATATATTAATTTTAAACCGAGCTGTTAAATTTAATGGTGACCTGAAACTGTTATATAAGGCAAATCATTTGCTAAGAACAGCTCTGAGAGTAATTATTCCAATTGATGATTTTGAAGTTCGTAACGAAGATGACTTGTATAAAAATGTCAAAAAAGTCAACTGGAATAATTATATAACGCCAAATAAAACTCTTGCTGTTGATAGTAGCATAAACTCCTCACCTTTTAATCATACAAATTTTGTTGCCCTTAAAGTAAAAGATGCTATCGTTGACAGGATAAGAGAGGAACATGGCTCAAGACCCAGTATAGACACGAAATCACCTGATTTGATGGTTAATGTTCATATTTTTAAAAATGAGTGTACAATTTCACTTGATTCTTCAGGAAGCAGTCTGCACAAGCGCGGATACAGACAGTCTCAAACTGATGCACCGCTTAATGAGGTCTTAGCAGCCGGTCTTATACTTTTAACAGACTGGAAGGCTGATGTTGATTTCTATGACCCAATGTGCGGCTCGGGAACTTTTACCACAGAAGCATTCAGTATTGCATCCGGCAAACCACCCAGAACAGAGTTCAAATATGGCTTCATGAGCTGGTCAAATTATGAACCGGAACTTTGGAAAAAAGTCCTAAGAGAGTCGAAAGAATTAATTAAGCCCGTAAAAATTAATTTTTATGCTTCAGATATTTCCGGAAAAGCAGTAGCAGTAAGCAAGCTGAATATGAGACATCCTGAAATGAGAAAAACAGTCGTGATTTCTCAGGAAGATTTTTTCAATTCCGAACCTAAGGGTGATTCCGGTATCATTATGCTTAACCCACCATATGGTGAAAGACTCAAAAATCAGGATATTGAAAAAGTTTACAGGGATATTGGGAACAAATTGAAATTTGATTATCATGGATTTAATGCATGGATTTTAATTTCATCAAAACAAGCAGAGAAATCAGTTGGGCTTAAATCAAACAAGAAATTTAGCGTTTTGAACGGAGCTATTGAATGTAAGTTTTGCAACTTTAAGTTATATTCAGGCTCGATAAAAGACAGATATGCTGAATAACCTTAATTATATTACAAAAGCTGTATCAACAAACTTTATTAAAAAAGTAAACTGATACAGCTTTATATATATTACAATAAATAGATATCTTACATGTTAGCTAATTTCTTGATGTCAATTTTATCGGCTATTTTCTTTATGTAATCAATATTATCTGCTTGATTATCTTCAATTGTAAGCATAAATCTGTAACCAATTGCATAGGAGAGTTTTGCATTTTTACGACTTTTTGAGAATTCTTCAAAACCTGAAACATGGTCAATATCGGTTTTAACAGTTTTTTGAAAGCCATCGCTTGTTTCAGTTGAAAGTCCCAATGAAGCCCAGTATGCAACACCGGCAAACATAGCATAAGATTCGTTGTAATCCATAAGATTGATTCTAATTGTTCTTCCTGTCTCATCATTCCTATATGTTCTCTCCACCGTTGACATCGAGAAGCCTGTGATATTAGTAGACTGACCATTAGGTTCATCTGATGTAAATCCATCCAATGACTCAGGCAGGTATTTTTGTAATTCTGAAAAGTGTAAAGCTAATGTGTCGCCTTTTCGGACTCTTTCTTCTCTTCTTTTCTCAGACATATCAATTGACTTGGACATTTCTTCGGCTGCCTCAGGTGCATTCTTAATGACTTCAGCAACATTCTTAAGTTCATCAAACTTTTCGCCGCATGACATCAAAATTATTATTGATGCAGTTAATAATAATACTAATAAACTCTTCATAATAAATACTCCCAATAAAATTTAAAAATTATAAAAACTAAAATAATTGATTTATTTCAGATAGAAAAATTCTTTTGAACAAATAGTAAATATCAATTGAAATTCTTTTTTCAGAATAGGCTAATTCCGCAGACGCAAGTCCGAAGAGTACATAACCTTTAAGTTCTAATTCATTGTCTTTAAGTGATTCAATATGTCTTAATACCGCTTGTGTATCACCTCTTGCGATAGGACCGGTAAGTGGAAGATTTTGAGAAGTGCTTTTTATCTCAGAAATTGAATTTTGTGTAGTAGTAATTGCAATTTTAGGGATAAATTCTGCAGGGTCGTTTCCACTTAGACGAGCAATATTTTCAGCATATTTTAAATTAACTGTCTGATAATTTGATGCAAAAACTGCTGATATATGGTATTTGTCGCTGTGAAAATTTTCAATTTCATCTATAAAAAATACTTTGCCATTTATAGTGGAAACAATCTCGATTATTTTTGATTTATCATTTTCAAAGCAGTCTGCAGTCCATGCTACGTTTTCAAAAATATTATTATTATAAATGAAAAATGTCTGATAGGGGTGAAGTCTGGCTATAGATTTAGCTTTATCATCTAATAAGGCTAATTCTTCTTTTGGAAGAAAGCCTGAGCAGTGAATGATAAATGTATTATTTAAATTACCGTTTTGATATTCTAACAGAGTATCAAGTACATCAGATAATTGATTATCTCGGACAGTTATAAATAATACATCGGGAAATTTGATAATATGGGCAATATTATTAAAAATTTTTACCTTTGAAGAAAGCTCAAAATCTAAATCAGTATTTTTTGAAACTATAAAATCAAGCATACCCACTTTGTCAAATTCTCTTGTCAAAGCGGATCCAAGCTTGCCAATCCCAATAATTCCGATTGAAAACGACATATCATTTCATTTCTTGATTATTTCATAGCTATCCTTGGCGTCTTTTATAATCCATCCAAGTTCATCAAGTGATTTACGTACAGTATCGGCAGTTACAAAATCACGGTTTTGTTTAGCATCCCATCGTTCCTGAGCCATTTTGATGATATTGTCAGGAATTGATGAATCTTCTTTTGGTTTAGGTTCAAAAGTGAATGCTTCAAAAATATGATTTAATTCATTGATGAATGCAACTAATTCGAGCTTGCTTTCTTCAGATAATTCAACTGTAACAGATGAGTTAATAAACGTAAAAATATGTGCTAGAGCTTTAGGAGTATGTAAGTCGTTGGCAAGCTCCGAAAAAACATCATTTCGGAGTTTATCAGTATCCGCATTTTTAGTACCTGAAATTTGACTGTCATCAATCAATTCCCATATAAATTCTTGAATACGTTTTCTTGCTTTTTTCGTAGATTCAACTCCGGAAAAGGTGAAATTATATTTTGTTCTATAATGTGCCGACATCATTGAAAAACGAATATCAATCGGGTCAAGACCTTTATTCAGCAAGTCTTTGACCGTAAAAAAATTGCAGGCTGATTTGGACATTTTCTCACCTTCGACTTCCAAAAATTCATTATGAAGCCAGAAATTAGTTGGCTCACATCCATAGCCAGCTTTAGACTGAGCAATTTCATCTTCATGATGGGGAAATTTTAAATCTACACCGCCTGTATGAATATCAAAAGGCAATTCTAAAAGTTCATACTCCATAGCTGAACATTCAATATGCCATCCCGGACGTCCTTGATAATTTTTACCATCAATAACAAAATCCCAAAATGGCTCGCCATCTTTTTTCTCTTTCCATAGAACAAAGTCACTTACACTTTCCCGCTCGTACTCATCTGCATCAATTCTAGCTCCGGCTCTGAAATTATCAAAGTCTATTTTAAATAATTTGCCATAATGGTCATCTTTTCGCCATTTATTAACATCAAAGTAAACCGAGCCACCCGAAAGGTAAGCATATCCATTGTTAATAATTCTCAGAATAAGTGTCTGCATTTCATCAATAAAATCTGTAGCTGCAGGGAGGGCATAGAAATGCTCAACATCAATTCCAAGTTTTGATATATCTTCCAAGAAAGCATCCTGATAAAATTCAGTAAGCATTCTCAGATTTTCTTTAGCGTCTTCAGTTTGCTCACCCATCGCAGGTAACCACGCTCCTGAACCCGGACGGCTATCTCTTATAGTTTTGTCATCAATATCTGTGATATTCATTACCCATTTGACATCATATTTTCCAACTACACGAAGCACTCTCTGAAGCAAATCAGCAAACAGAAATGCCCTCATATTGCCGATATGAGCATTGTTATATACAGTCGGACCGCAAGAATACATCCTTACATCATTTTCACGAATCGGCTTGAATATTTCAACATTTTTATTTAATGAATTATATAATTTAATTTCCATATCAATTAACCTTTATTATTCTTTCCAGACAAAATCAAATAGAAAATATGAAGCAAGTATCATCAGTCCTGAATAGGAGAACAGAAGCTGAAAATCCTTCCTTGCTTCGCTGAAATCTGCACCTGTAAATGACTGAACAGTAGTTTGAATTCCGAGTATTATTACAGGTAATATAATGGGGAAGGACAGAACAGGAAAAAGAGCATTTTTGGAATTTGC
Protein-coding sequences here:
- a CDS encoding T9SS type A sorting domain-containing protein, with protein sequence MKKLIILLTVLLLLTAVDSNAQLLTKFKAKAGYAKAIDFGKSTLNMANPKIQFMGTFNQSIDFNGFDVTIEIDMNNGSATGWAYVLVDGDSESSSAVFIVKPIIGDFLTFEIPGLSLDDFDIELGDGVTIDDYNWMDSDAMMTRLNTNSDFADFYSQYQPFEQIFVVLFVGLNPLNMEVEPLWAISMTKGDIFRNCAVQAVTGDVFCSEILTSVKDLISNNIEIYPNPTDDFLIFNNTEFGENTLITVFDLFGRELIRHNAISGANSVDVSKLNPGVYTIRVNNSFSKFVKR
- the cysS gene encoding cysteine--tRNA ligase, whose amino-acid sequence is MEIKLYNSLNKNVEIFKPIRENDVRMYSCGPTVYNNAHIGNMRAFLFADLLQRVLRVVGKYDVKWVMNITDIDDKTIRDSRPGSGAWLPAMGEQTEDAKENLRMLTEFYQDAFLEDISKLGIDVEHFYALPAATDFIDEMQTLILRIINNGYAYLSGGSVYFDVNKWRKDDHYGKLFKIDFDNFRAGARIDADEYERESVSDFVLWKEKKDGEPFWDFVIDGKNYQGRPGWHIECSAMEYELLELPFDIHTGGVDLKFPHHEDEIAQSKAGYGCEPTNFWLHNEFLEVEGEKMSKSACNFFTVKDLLNKGLDPIDIRFSMMSAHYRTKYNFTFSGVESTKKARKRIQEFIWELIDDSQISGTKNADTDKLRNDVFSELANDLHTPKALAHIFTFINSSVTVELSEESKLELVAFINELNHIFEAFTFEPKPKEDSSIPDNIIKMAQERWDAKQNRDFVTADTVRKSLDELGWIIKDAKDSYEIIKK
- a CDS encoding DUF2520 domain-containing protein, with translation MSFSIGIIGIGKLGSALTREFDKVGMLDFIVSKNTDLDFELSSKVKIFNNIAHIIKFPDVLFITVRDNQLSDVLDTLLEYQNGNLNNTFIIHCSGFLPKEELALLDDKAKSIARLHPYQTFFIYNNNIFENVAWTADCFENDKSKIIEIVSTINGKVFFIDEIENFHSDKYHISAVFASNYQTVNLKYAENIARLSGNDPAEFIPKIAITTTQNSISEIKSTSQNLPLTGPIARGDTQAVLRHIESLKDNELELKGYVLFGLASAELAYSEKRISIDIYYLFKRIFLSEINQLF
- a CDS encoding class I SAM-dependent RNA methyltransferase; protein product: MKEFNDSFGMIAKTFQGFETILADEISALGGRDILILNRAVKFNGDLKLLYKANHLLRTALRVIIPIDDFEVRNEDDLYKNVKKVNWNNYITPNKTLAVDSSINSSPFNHTNFVALKVKDAIVDRIREEHGSRPSIDTKSPDLMVNVHIFKNECTISLDSSGSSLHKRGYRQSQTDAPLNEVLAAGLILLTDWKADVDFYDPMCGSGTFTTEAFSIASGKPPRTEFKYGFMSWSNYEPELWKKVLRESKELIKPVKINFYASDISGKAVAVSKLNMRHPEMRKTVVISQEDFFNSEPKGDSGIIMLNPPYGERLKNQDIEKVYRDIGNKLKFDYHGFNAWILISSKQAEKSVGLKSNKKFSVLNGAIECKFCNFKLYSGSIKDRYAE